The genomic stretch atcgttgtacttttgttttcatttgtctctaggtatttctgatttcctctttgatttcttcagtgatccattggttgtttagtagcatattgttcagcctccagctgtttgtgttttttacagttttttcttgtcATCAATCtgtaatctcatagtgttgtaggtggaaaagatacttgatactgtttcaattttcttaaatgtaccaaggcttgctttgtggcccagcacgtgatcagtcctggagaatgttccgtgtgcacttgagtgGAATGTGTATACTgccgtttttggatggaatgctctgtaaatatcagttaagtccatttggtctaatgtgtcatttaaggcctgtgtttccttactgattctgtctgaatgatctgtccattgatgaaagtggggtgttaaattcccccactattattatgttatatatattcattcattataTATAATTAGCCAAACCCATTAGTGCTAACATTTCTTGGTCGTGTCTAAACAATCAAGTGTTCTCCTTTGACTGAGATGCCTTAATGATCATTCTGTGAGACTCATGAATCAGTCACATCAACTTCTGCTTTGACCTTTTTTCCATCTATTCTAAGAGACCGACAGTTTCTCATACCTTCAGTTGCCTCACTTGGCAGTCCTTTTGCACATATCTCAGTAGTTAAATGTAACACAGCTTCATCTATTTTTGGGTATCCTCCATTCTTAGGTTCCAAAAAGCTCTAGGTGTTGCTTTTCTATGAAATATGGGTTTGTGGCCATTTCTCTGACTAACActtatttcacaaatattaaaGTTATGTCCTGCTTCTGTTTCCAGGCCTTTCTATACGCATAATAACTTCTTATTGTAATGCAAAGCATATTGTTATCTTAATAGAAACATTTTAAGTGGCAAACAATATATGTAATACCAACAGTGCATGTAACTCAATTGAAGAGaaaacaatatatgtaaatatcaaCAGCTGTAatagtatttgtgtgtgtgcaagcaGTGGTAGCTATATCAAGACTGCCAGCTGGTCAGCCGCTACTGTAAAGCACCTTCAGTTGTAAGACACATCTCAATTTATAagctaaaatgtggaagaaatgTGGTCTTAGAATTAGGCTGCCCTTCCTTACTTCCTGTAATCTTTCCTGACCGTCCCTTTGCCAGGGTTGGGACACACAGATCAACAAGTAATGGGCTTACAGTCTTGTGGGAAGACAGACAACTAGACAAGTCTTTCTACTAGTGGGCAATAAGGGCTATGATAGGAGAAGTGGAAGGTACCAGGAGAACGAAAAGAAGAGAGCCCACCCAGAAGTAGCACTCTTCTGGCTGGGTAATGAAGGAGGTAAGTAGTTAGGCAGTGATGGAAGAGGGCCTGTCAGACGGCAAGTGTACTGGAAGGTAGGAGGAACAACATATGCCTGAGCTTGATCAGGCATGGCAGAGTTGAGGAATGGAAAGTGTTTCTGTGTGAATAGAACTGAGTGTGGTGGAGAGAATGTaaatgacatgatcagatttgcaacTGAGGTAAAATACCTGATGTCCAGGGCTGAGCAATAATCAAACCAAGATGGGATCATAATTCTGTGATGAGGTTTAATTAAGCCAGAAGTCTCCCATGTTTTTTTGCTATAGCAGGGTTTGAGCCCAGGGTACTGGGAAGTAGGTAAAAGGTCACAGCTGTTGGTAAGTGGGTGGTTGAGAAGAGCCTCTTATGAGTGCTCAAAGAGGTTTGCAGGCTTGCCAGCTACCTCCTCTGTGTAAGTTGGGACTTTAAATTTTGCTGAAGAATGCTGAGTAGCCAGATATATGTGGCATTGCCTGTAACATTGAAGTACACACTGAAGGGTTTGGAGTCATTGGTCAAAGAGATTTTCTCAAGCCTTTGAGAGGAATCATGCACACATGGGAAGGTGATTTGACCCTGTCTGGCCACTCTGTCACGTGATATCTTCTAAGAAGTACAATGCTTCTTTTAAATGCTGTGTCTAATGCATGATATGGAACAGCATGGAAGTCCCTGGCTGTATTTTGTAGGAGGTAAAACTCCATACCTCTTATCAAGTATTGCAGTGACCAGCCATTTTAAATAGGCTCACCAgagctgtatttttaaatgaccacGTACGTGATATCTGAATACCTGAAAGAAGAGATTTCTATGATTCGCAAAGGCTTAGGGTGGTCTAAGAGCTATAAGATTTTTCAGGCTTCTGACTTCACCAAAGTGTCAGTCCTTTAATGGGCTGCTCCGTTGCTTGGGCACAATGTTCCTCTTTCCCCATTAAACTTGATCTTCCTCCATTGAGTCTACCTCAGTTACCAAAGTCATACTGTGTCTTCCTTCACTCTTCTTAATCACCCTCTCTGTTCAACCACATCCTCACCTCTTATTGATTGGTTCTACCGACTTCATTATCTCCTGCAACCATCTTTCTGTCTCCATTCCTACTGTGGCCAAGCTAGACCACACCAAGTTACCTTGTAATTCACTCATTGTTCTTTTTGGTAATGGACAGAAACTTGGGTTCTTAATGATATCCAAGGGCTCATAAATGGTAATTTATCAAACAGGTTATCATTTAAAAGACAGTGAAGGTCTCTGAgtcttaaaacattaaaatgggGAAACAGAACTAAATAATACACAAGTTAATAAAAAGCGACAAACATAAGCATAGCATTTTGTTTCCCTAGATAAGGAAACTatttattcaactaatatttatggagtaccaaatatatatatcagGTACTTTATAGGCATGGgaaatatagcagtgaacaagacagacaaaatcCTTGTGCCTATAGATATGATATTGTGGCAGGGTATATAGACAATTTGTTTTCAGAAATCaatccaaagacaaaaaaaaaaaaaaaggacgagacactaaaatttctaaattgttgttttaaattctagCAAAAGCTActtattcaaaatgtttaaatgttaatTCATAAAGAAGCCACAACTGGCAATAATTCAATTGTCATTTTTTCTAgatataataaaatgcaaaagagACAGAAGTCCCTCCAGTCCTCAGCAATGTCCACGTTGCATGAACCCCAGGACCGCTAAAGGCAGGCCCTTAGTTATGGTCCCAGCTGCAGCTTTCCTGTGTGCCAAGCCAACCATTGACCCCTCCCTGAAATTGAAGAGCCTGACTATTCTGGAAGATAGTGTTTCTGTGTCCATCTCTCCCCAAGATTTCATGGCACCCTTCGGCTCCCTGACTTTGAATATGACAGACCAGTCTGGAAATGAAGCTAACATGATCTGCAGTATCCAAAAGCCCTCAACAACGTCATCCACTGCATTCACTGCAGAAAATGACTATATCATGCTAAACGCATCATTTTCAACATCTCTGGTGTGTAACATAGATTACAGTCACATTCAGCCAGTGTGGAAAGTGCTGGCTTTGTACAGTGACTCTCCTCTGATCCTAGAAAGGAGCCACTTGCTCACTGAAACACCACAACTCTGCTACAAATATAAACAGGTGGTACTGAAGCCTGAAGACATCTTTACCAACGTTGCGGCTGATCTCAGAGCAGATCCCTCTTGGTTGATGCAAGACCAAATTTCCTTGCAGCTAAACAGAACTGCCACCACACTCAGTACACTGCAGATCCAGTACTCCAGCGATGCCCAAGTCACTTTACCAAGGGCAGAGAAGAAGCCAGAGAAACACAAATGGACCATGATTTCCAGGGATAACAATACTAAGCGGGAACGCACTGTTTTGGTCGGTGGGACCATTGACCTAGATTGCCCCAGCCAAGGAGACCCTCCCCCACAACTGGAGTGGCTTCTAGCTGATGGAAGTAAAGTGAGAGCCCCTTACGTTAGTGAGGATGGACGAATCCTGATAGACAAAAGTGGAAAACTGGAACTCCAGATGGCTGATAGTTTTGACACAGGCATATACCACTGCATAAGCACCAATTACGATGACGCAGATATTCTCACCTATAGGATTACGGTGGTAGAGCCCTACATAGAAGCTTATCAGGAAAATGGAGCTCGTCATATAGTTTCCATTGGTGAAACACTTGACCTTCCATGCCATTCTACGGGTATCCCAGATGCCTCTGTCAGCTGGGTTCTTCCAGGAAACACTGTGCTCTATCAGTCCTCAAGAGATAAGCAAATTCTTAACAATGGCACATTAAGAATATTACAGGCGACTCAAAAAGACCAGGGTCATTATCGTTGTGTAGCAGCCAACCCATCAGGGATCGATTTGTTAATTAACAAAGTTTCAGTCAAAATAAAAGGGCAACAGCCAGTGGAGCATAATGTAGAAACAGATGGATCTGGGTTTGATGAGCCCAATGCCATTGCTCAGCGTAAGGACCCACCAGCTGCACAGCTCCCCACATCTGCTCCAGTGAGGGCTGAGGCTGGAAAACAAGTCTCAATCACAAGTAAGAATCCTAAGCATGGGGTGCTAATAGCCCAGCGGCGTGGAGATGCAACCAACCGACGTTTCGGAGAGCACAGGAGGCAGTTCCCTCCCTCTGCCCGGAGAATTGACCCACAACACTGGGCAGCACTACTGGAGAAAGCTAAAAAGAACATTGTGCCTGAGAAGCGAGAAAATACCATAACAAAGCCACCTCTACCAGTCACCCAACTCCTGGAAATACCTGGTGAGGAAGTAGACTCATCAGGCATGCTCCCTCCAGATGAGGAATTTATGGTCCTGGTGACTAAAGCTCCCAGTGTTCTGGCAAGGACAGTGACTGCTGAGTCCAGAAAATCATCTGATAGCCCTGTGACAAGTATAACTGCTGGCACCCAAGTCTCCCCAATTGTGAGTCCACAGATACTACTGCCTGAAAAACCAAGAGGTTTCAAACCATCTACTACTATTAAAACTAAAGCCATGTCAAAGAATATGAACATAACCACATCAAGCAAAATGCAAGGCACAACCAACCGAAATTTATCTACTATCTTTCCTCTACTACCTGAAGCAAGTCAATTTCAGGATACTGATGacatggagagaaaaagagagcattTGCAAAGTGCATCCCCAGTAACAGTGGGGGCTACTACAATCAAAGATGTCCGTATCAAAATTCTGGGCAGTGCTAACAGTAAAGCTGATGTATTTTTAGGATCAGTAAATGCCACAAAGAGTCATCAGATGTCTGTAATAGGAGTCAGCGAACCCTGGAGCCATCATTCCCATTCTCACGTTACTCAAAAACCTAACACCTCTGAGCTCCCTTCAGACCCATACACTGGTGCTCATTCTCAGTTACACATTCCTAGAAATAGTACAATTAACACTCCACTGTCCAGGCACTTTGGAAGACGGAGGAAAATCTGGAGCAGGGGGCGAACTCCAATTTTCCGACAGCATGGATACAACTTTGTGGGGCCAACACGCAGAGGTTCTTCTGTAGAAAGAACCACTGCATTTTTAGCCACAGAGCACAATGTGGAGTGCCCATCCTGTTCTCCCAGAGAAAGACTCACCACTGCTGCAGCAGCATTGCCTTTTCCAAGGACTTCCCCCATCACCCTCCCTGAAGCTAAAATTGCCAGAGTCATAGCAGAAGAATCTACAACTCTAGTCCACAATCCATCATTACTATTTGAGAAAAAACCAAATGTAGATGTTGAGAAAACAACacagacaataaaatatttcagtgctGAAAGTACCCAAGCGACTCCAACTTGTGCAGTTATGACTCATGCAACAGATATTAGTTACCCAAGCATGTCTAAAGCCAGTGAAGCTAAAAGAGATTCAGTGATCGTATCGCCACTTCCAGGTCCCACCATCAAGCCACCTATGCCTACTACTATAGCCATTACAAGACTTTCAAGAAGGAAAGTTCCCTGGCATCATATCTTTGTAAATAACCATAtccaaaaagaaaagctaaagaaTCAGCAAAAATTTGGTTCACAAAAAAGCACAGACTTGGTTCTTCCTAAAATATCTCCTGCTTTACCCACAGATAAAGTTTCCCCCTTCCATTTCACAACACTCTCAGCAAGTGTGATGCAAATGCCATCCGTAACATCAGCTACAACTCACCACAGTACCACTAGAACACACAGTCGTATAAGTCTCCCAACAGTGAAGGAGCTGCCCTTCCCACCTGTTTACCCTACATCTCCTAGTAGCTCAAGCAAAGAATCAAGTACAGATTTCGTATCACTGCAAACAGCCATGCTGACAACTACTCCTACTGCCCCTGCATCTATCATTATCAACAAAGCCCAAATAGCCAGACCCAGGGCACgaaaagtacaaagaataaaGGAGCCTCAAAAGAATAGGAATGACCCAAATAACTCTCCCAGCCAGATTTCTGGCTTCATTACACCCACCACTGTGACACTTCCTGTTCTAACAGCAGCTGAAACTTCAACCAAACCCAGTGTGTCTGCTCTCACTCATTCTCTtctagaaaacataaaagaaatttcAAGCACAGCTGGTCTTCATCCAAGAACCTTTCATCTGACAGATGTGCTTGAAGAACCACCCCAGAAGAGTAGTCAGACTTTGAAGAGAACAGCTGCTTCTGAAACCACCTTGTCCAGCAAACGACACCGGAGTACCACCACTAGGAATAAAATCCTTAGACGCTCAACTGTGCCACCCTTCCTGAGCGCCAGTGCCACTCCAATGCCaattcccacctcccctcccttgaGTAACCAAAATGCAGTTGCTGACAATATGGCAACTCCCATTTTCAGGACGATGACAAGTACAATGGTGAAGTCACATGAATCCTCAAAGCACAATGCTCATCCACAGCAATTAGCAGTAACATCTCCCCAAACTCACCCAAATGCCAAGTTCACAATTGGAATCACCCACTTTATCTACTCCAATCTGTTACGTTCTACTTCTATGCCAGCACTAATAACAGCTAAATCACAGAATTCTAAGTTGACTCCCTCTCCCTGGTCAGAAAACCATTTTTGGCACAAGTCACACCCAGAAATGGCTGAAAAGGTCAAAAAGCCAGTAGTGAGCATATTGCCCACTCCAGATCTGCCAGAGGACACCACTCATGCTTCAAATTGGGATATACAGAAGAATGCAAAGAAAAGTAGCTTCGATAAGACACCAATTCAAAAAATAACAACTTCCAAATTCCTTCCCTTTGATTCTTTATCTAGGAATATATTGGAAAGGCCCAGAATAGTTGGAGGAAGAGCGGCAAGTTTTACTGTTCCAGCTAACTCAGATGCCTTTCTTCCTTGTGAAGCTGTTGGGAATCCCATGCCCACTATCCACTGGACCAGAGTCTCATCAGGTATTTGAAACTGTTTCTTTACGCTTCATCTTCTTTAGTTACAAAACAAGGAAAACACTGTGTTATGTTTTGGGGTTATGTAGCCAAATAATCAACATCAACCTCAGATTTCTCCAAGACTGAAACAATTAATATCCTTATTTGATATATGCATGGCTTTTTGCTCATTAGAAGGTTTTAAAACATATGTTAAGACCATTTTTTTGAAATGCTTTGAAAGCAGATCCAAAGAAATTGTGAGTGGTCACTGTGTTGAAGCATCTGgcttttacattaaaattagttttattttaaaaaaaaaatccagaaataactTTACTAACCTGAAGACTAGGtgtcttaattttaaatatatttttttcccagtagcCTAATAAAAAGATAGCGTTCCTCTTGAGACTTCCATGTGAGCAATTTATGTTTATTACCTAAACTTTGATGACCTATGgctataaatttctttcttcttatcaGGACTTGATTTGTctaaaaggaaacagaatagCAGGTTCCAGGTGCTCCCCAATGGCACCCTGTCCATACAGAGGGTGGACCTTCAGGACCGTGGACAGTACCTGTGCTCAGCATCCAATCCATTTGGCACAGACCGCCTTCATGTCACCTTGTCCGTGGTTTCCTATCCCCCCAGGATCCTGGAGAGACATACTAAGGAGATCACAGTCCATTCCGGAAGCACAGTGGAACTGAAGTGCAGAGCTGAAGGCAGGCCCAGCCCTACAATTTCCTGGATTCTTGCAAACCAAACAGTGGTCTCTGAATCATCCGAGGGGAACAGGCAGGCCCTGGTGACATCTGACGGGACGCTGGTCATCCACAATCTCAGCGTTTATGACAGGGGCTTTTACAAATGCGTGGCCAGCAACCCAGCGGGCCAGGACGCACTGCTGGTTAAAATACAAGTTATTGCGGCGCCACCTGTTATTCTAGAACAAAAGAGGCAAGTTATTGCAGGGACTTGGGGTGAAAGTTTGAAACTGCCCTGTACTGCCAAAGGAACTCCTCAGCCCGGTGTTCACTGGGTCCTCTCTGATGGCAGCGAAGTGAAACCATTACAGTTCGTCAATTCCAAGTTCTTATCTTCAAATGGAACTCTGTTTATAAGAAACATAGCCTCTTCAGACCGGGGCACTTATGAATGCATTGCTACCAGCTCCACTGGCTCAGAGAGAAGGGTGGTAATTCTTACAGTGGAAGAACGAGAGACGATCCCCAGGATAGAATTTGCATCCCAGAAATGGACGGAGGTGAATCTGGGGGACAAACTACTACTGAACTGCTCAGCCACTGGGGAGCCGAAACCGAAAATAATCTGGAGGCTACCATCCAAGGCTGTCGTCGACCAGCGGCACAGGTAAACCATACCTTTCTGTTGAGATTATCTTATTTAGCCGTACAACTTCGGAAGTGGTCAAAGGGGTAGAGCGAGAGTAGCAGCAGTGTTAGAGAGCACACAGACTCTACACAGAAAAGTAACTCGCTCTAAAGAAAACCTAATCATTTTGAGACtaatacaaaataatacaaattatataaaaacCAAGTTTCTTACATGCCATACTCTAAGGGCCAGCTTCTTCCTGAGTTTATATagttaaaaaggataaaaaatctCATTTGCTTCCATACTTGTGACAGTTTTAAAATGGTACCTgtgtaaatgtatttataatttttctatccAAAAATAAGAGGGAATGTTGTAAAGCAATCAAGTTCTGGAGAGATGCACTTCATTATTTCACTCTTCAGAATCTCCTAGTAAAGCATTTTCAATTTTAGTGCAATCTATACTTAATTTATGCTACCCTAAAACTGCAAAGCACTTTATGAAAGTCACAACATTAAGGCCTTCACAAAGTGAAATGTATTCAGGACCTCCAATCACTCTGACGGTGTCggacacatatgtacacatacacactttctCTAATATCTCCTGTTACAGGCATATTAATAGTGATTTTTAACTGTTTTCTATACAGATTAAATCTCTTTGAAGAATAAGTTTGAGtattaatttttgccatttacaTGACTTCATACAATGATGTTTCATAATATGACAGAAAAGATGGGGATGAACATTTCCcttttatatgtttgtttgtttatttatttttaatacatccttattggagtataactgcttcacaatactgtgttagtttctgttgcacaacaaggCGAATgagccacatgcatacacatgtcccctccctcttgagcctccctcccaccctccctatcccacccctctaggcatcacaaagcacccagccgatcgccctgtgctatgctgctgcttcccaccagccaactattttaggTTCGGTAGTGAATATATGTTAATGTtgctctcacttcgccccagcttcacgctcccaccccatgtcctcaagtccactttctatgtctgtctctttattcttgccctg from Pseudorca crassidens isolate mPseCra1 chromosome 5, mPseCra1.hap1, whole genome shotgun sequence encodes the following:
- the IGSF10 gene encoding immunoglobulin superfamily member 10 isoform X2, with protein sequence MKVKSRGSTSLLVSFAAVCLVVFPGGRACPRRCACYVPTEVHCTFRYLTSIPHSIPPNVERINLGYNSLVRLTETDFSGLNKLELLMLHSNGIHTIPPKTFSDLQALQVLKMSYNKVRKLQKDTFYGLRSLTRLHMDHNNIEFINPEVFYGLTSLRLVHLEGNQLTKLHPDTFVSLCYLRIFKTSFIKYLYLSDNFLSSIPQEMVTYMPDLESLYLHGNPWTCDCHLKWLSDWIREKPDIIKCKRDRSPSSPQQCPRCMNPRTAKGRPLVMVPAAAFLCAKPTIDPSLKLKSLTILEDSVSVSISPQDFMAPFGSLTLNMTDQSGNEANMICSIQKPSTTSSTAFTAENDYIMLNASFSTSLVCNIDYSHIQPVWKVLALYSDSPLILERSHLLTETPQLCYKYKQVVLKPEDIFTNVAADLRADPSWLMQDQISLQLNRTATTLSTLQIQYSSDAQVTLPRAEKKPEKHKWTMISRDNNTKRERTVLVGGTIDLDCPSQGDPPPQLEWLLADGSKVRAPYVSEDGRILIDKSGKLELQMADSFDTGIYHCISTNYDDADILTYRITVVEPYIEAYQENGARHIVSIGETLDLPCHSTGIPDASVSWVLPGNTVLYQSSRDKQILNNGTLRILQATQKDQGHYRCVAANPSGIDLLINKVSVKIKGQQPVEHNVETDGSGFDEPNAIAQRKDPPAAQLPTSAPVRAEAGKQVSITSKNPKHGVLIAQRRGDATNRRFGEHRRQFPPSARRIDPQHWAALLEKAKKNIVPEKRENTITKPPLPVTQLLEIPGEEVDSSGMLPPDEEFMVLVTKAPSVLARTVTAESRKSSDSPVTSITAGTQVSPIVSPQILLPEKPRGFKPSTTIKTKAMSKNMNITTSSKMQGTTNRNLSTIFPLLPEASQFQDTDDMERKREHLQSASPVTVGATTIKDVRIKILGSANSKADVFLGSVNATKSHQMSVIGVSEPWSHHSHSHVTQKPNTSELPSDPYTGAHSQLHIPRNSTINTPLSRHFGRRRKIWSRGRTPIFRQHGYNFVGPTRRGSSVERTTAFLATEHNVECPSCSPRERLTTAAAALPFPRTSPITLPEAKIARVIAEESTTLVHNPSLLFEKKPNVDVEKTTQTIKYFSAESTQATPTCAVMTHATDISYPSMSKASEAKRDSVIVSPLPGPTIKPPMPTTIAITRLSRRKVPWHHIFVNNHIQKEKLKNQQKFGSQKSTDLVLPKISPALPTDKVSPFHFTTLSASVMQMPSVTSATTHHSTTRTHSRISLPTVKELPFPPVYPTSPSSSSKESSTDFVSLQTAMLTTTPTAPASIIINKAQIARPRARKVQRIKEPQKNRNDPNNSPSQISGFITPTTVTLPVLTAAETSTKPSVSALTHSLLENIKEISSTAGLHPRTFHLTDVLEEPPQKSSQTLKRTAASETTLSSKRHRSTTTRNKILRRSTVPPFLSASATPMPIPTSPPLSNQNAVADNMATPIFRTMTSTMVKSHESSKHNAHPQQLAVTSPQTHPNAKFTIGITHFIYSNLLRSTSMPALITAKSQNSKLTPSPWSENHFWHKSHPEMAEKVKKPVVSILPTPDLPEDTTHASNWDIQKNAKKSSFDKTPIQKITTSKFLPFDSLSRNILERPRIVGGRAASFTVPANSDAFLPCEAVGNPMPTIHWTRVSSGLDLSKRKQNSRFQVLPNGTLSIQRVDLQDRGQYLCSASNPFGTDRLHVTLSVVSYPPRILERHTKEITVHSGSTVELKCRAEGRPSPTISWILANQTVVSESSEGNRQALVTSDGTLVIHNLSVYDRGFYKCVASNPAGQDALLVKIQVIAAPPVILEQKRQVIAGTWGESLKLPCTAKGTPQPGVHWVLSDGSEVKPLQFVNSKFLSSNGTLFIRNIASSDRGTYECIATSSTGSERRVVILTVEERETIPRIEFASQKWTEVNLGDKLLLNCSATGEPKPKIIWRLPSKAVVDQRHRMGSRIQVYPNGSLFIGSVTEKDGGDYLCVARNKMGDDLTLMHVSLRRKPAKIDHKQHFKRQVFHGKDFQVDCMASGSPVPEISWSLPDGTMINNAMQADDSGHGTRRFTLFDNGTLYFNRVGTAEEGDYTCHAQNTLGKDEMKVHLTVITAAPRIRQGYKTNARVKAGDTAVLDCEVTGEPKPKVFWLLPSNDMVSFSKDRYAFHANGSLSINRVKLLDSGEYVCVARNPSGDDTKMYKLDVVSKPPLINGLYADKSTIKATAVRHSKKHFDCRAAGTPSPHIMWIMPDNIFLTVPYYGSRITVYKNGTLEIRNVRLSDAANFTCVARNEGGESVLVVQLEVLEMLRRPTFRNPHNEKTIAQLGKSTALNCSVDGNPPPEIIWILPNGTQFPNGQNNSQYLIASNGSFIISKMTRDDTGKYRCAARNKVGYIEKLIVLEIGQKPVIVTYARGTVYSISGDTLSLHCVSDGSPKPRIKWTVPSGYVIDGPQISGKYILHENGTLVIKEATAYDRGSYVCKAQNSIGHALITVPVMVVAYPPRITNRLPRNVLARTGVAVQLRCVALGVPKPEITWEMPDHSLFSGAHEGRTRGIQRFHPQGTLVIQNPQTSDSGIYRCTAKNPLGSDYATTYIQVI
- the IGSF10 gene encoding immunoglobulin superfamily member 10 isoform X1, which encodes MIFHFLGRFSVSAYVRRGFRTRTEELRMKVKSRGSTSLLVSFAAVCLVVFPGGRACPRRCACYVPTEVHCTFRYLTSIPHSIPPNVERINLGYNSLVRLTETDFSGLNKLELLMLHSNGIHTIPPKTFSDLQALQVLKMSYNKVRKLQKDTFYGLRSLTRLHMDHNNIEFINPEVFYGLTSLRLVHLEGNQLTKLHPDTFVSLCYLRIFKTSFIKYLYLSDNFLSSIPQEMVTYMPDLESLYLHGNPWTCDCHLKWLSDWIREKPDIIKCKRDRSPSSPQQCPRCMNPRTAKGRPLVMVPAAAFLCAKPTIDPSLKLKSLTILEDSVSVSISPQDFMAPFGSLTLNMTDQSGNEANMICSIQKPSTTSSTAFTAENDYIMLNASFSTSLVCNIDYSHIQPVWKVLALYSDSPLILERSHLLTETPQLCYKYKQVVLKPEDIFTNVAADLRADPSWLMQDQISLQLNRTATTLSTLQIQYSSDAQVTLPRAEKKPEKHKWTMISRDNNTKRERTVLVGGTIDLDCPSQGDPPPQLEWLLADGSKVRAPYVSEDGRILIDKSGKLELQMADSFDTGIYHCISTNYDDADILTYRITVVEPYIEAYQENGARHIVSIGETLDLPCHSTGIPDASVSWVLPGNTVLYQSSRDKQILNNGTLRILQATQKDQGHYRCVAANPSGIDLLINKVSVKIKGQQPVEHNVETDGSGFDEPNAIAQRKDPPAAQLPTSAPVRAEAGKQVSITSKNPKHGVLIAQRRGDATNRRFGEHRRQFPPSARRIDPQHWAALLEKAKKNIVPEKRENTITKPPLPVTQLLEIPGEEVDSSGMLPPDEEFMVLVTKAPSVLARTVTAESRKSSDSPVTSITAGTQVSPIVSPQILLPEKPRGFKPSTTIKTKAMSKNMNITTSSKMQGTTNRNLSTIFPLLPEASQFQDTDDMERKREHLQSASPVTVGATTIKDVRIKILGSANSKADVFLGSVNATKSHQMSVIGVSEPWSHHSHSHVTQKPNTSELPSDPYTGAHSQLHIPRNSTINTPLSRHFGRRRKIWSRGRTPIFRQHGYNFVGPTRRGSSVERTTAFLATEHNVECPSCSPRERLTTAAAALPFPRTSPITLPEAKIARVIAEESTTLVHNPSLLFEKKPNVDVEKTTQTIKYFSAESTQATPTCAVMTHATDISYPSMSKASEAKRDSVIVSPLPGPTIKPPMPTTIAITRLSRRKVPWHHIFVNNHIQKEKLKNQQKFGSQKSTDLVLPKISPALPTDKVSPFHFTTLSASVMQMPSVTSATTHHSTTRTHSRISLPTVKELPFPPVYPTSPSSSSKESSTDFVSLQTAMLTTTPTAPASIIINKAQIARPRARKVQRIKEPQKNRNDPNNSPSQISGFITPTTVTLPVLTAAETSTKPSVSALTHSLLENIKEISSTAGLHPRTFHLTDVLEEPPQKSSQTLKRTAASETTLSSKRHRSTTTRNKILRRSTVPPFLSASATPMPIPTSPPLSNQNAVADNMATPIFRTMTSTMVKSHESSKHNAHPQQLAVTSPQTHPNAKFTIGITHFIYSNLLRSTSMPALITAKSQNSKLTPSPWSENHFWHKSHPEMAEKVKKPVVSILPTPDLPEDTTHASNWDIQKNAKKSSFDKTPIQKITTSKFLPFDSLSRNILERPRIVGGRAASFTVPANSDAFLPCEAVGNPMPTIHWTRVSSGLDLSKRKQNSRFQVLPNGTLSIQRVDLQDRGQYLCSASNPFGTDRLHVTLSVVSYPPRILERHTKEITVHSGSTVELKCRAEGRPSPTISWILANQTVVSESSEGNRQALVTSDGTLVIHNLSVYDRGFYKCVASNPAGQDALLVKIQVIAAPPVILEQKRQVIAGTWGESLKLPCTAKGTPQPGVHWVLSDGSEVKPLQFVNSKFLSSNGTLFIRNIASSDRGTYECIATSSTGSERRVVILTVEERETIPRIEFASQKWTEVNLGDKLLLNCSATGEPKPKIIWRLPSKAVVDQRHRMGSRIQVYPNGSLFIGSVTEKDGGDYLCVARNKMGDDLTLMHVSLRRKPAKIDHKQHFKRQVFHGKDFQVDCMASGSPVPEISWSLPDGTMINNAMQADDSGHGTRRFTLFDNGTLYFNRVGTAEEGDYTCHAQNTLGKDEMKVHLTVITAAPRIRQGYKTNARVKAGDTAVLDCEVTGEPKPKVFWLLPSNDMVSFSKDRYAFHANGSLSINRVKLLDSGEYVCVARNPSGDDTKMYKLDVVSKPPLINGLYADKSTIKATAVRHSKKHFDCRAAGTPSPHIMWIMPDNIFLTVPYYGSRITVYKNGTLEIRNVRLSDAANFTCVARNEGGESVLVVQLEVLEMLRRPTFRNPHNEKTIAQLGKSTALNCSVDGNPPPEIIWILPNGTQFPNGQNNSQYLIASNGSFIISKMTRDDTGKYRCAARNKVGYIEKLIVLEIGQKPVIVTYARGTVYSISGDTLSLHCVSDGSPKPRIKWTVPSGYVIDGPQISGKYILHENGTLVIKEATAYDRGSYVCKAQNSIGHALITVPVMVVAYPPRITNRLPRNVLARTGVAVQLRCVALGVPKPEITWEMPDHSLFSGAHEGRTRGIQRFHPQGTLVIQNPQTSDSGIYRCTAKNPLGSDYATTYIQVI